A stretch of the Corythoichthys intestinalis isolate RoL2023-P3 chromosome 22, ASM3026506v1, whole genome shotgun sequence genome encodes the following:
- the LOC130910243 gene encoding ADP-ribosylation factor-like protein 8 codes for MLALINRLLDWFKSLFWKEEMELTLVGLQYSGKTTFVNVIASDETLIGVMVDEMKRLLRKLMSKFVQMDVIRKAEDILDVDYRNKENWHDTGNIAVSHDARQYMEQVEDYL; via the exons atgctggcactaataaaccggcttttagactggttcaagtctttattttggaaggaagagatggagctgaccctggtcggcctccagtattcgggaaaaacgacgttcgtcaacgtaattgcc tctgacgaaaccctaattggagtgatggttgatgagatgaagaggctgctgaggaagctgatgtccaaatttgtgcaaatggatgtgatcaggaaagctgaggatatcctagatgttgattacaggaacaaggagaactggcatgacacaggcaacatagcagtatcacatgatgccagacaatacatggagcaagttgaagactatctctga